Genomic window (Myxococcota bacterium):
GCCGGCCCGAGTCACTCTCCGTGCCGCAGCAGGTTGCATTCTACGGCTCGGTCCTGCCCGCCGCCTGGTCGCTCATGCTGGCGCTGCGCGCGCGCGGGCTCGGCTCGACCTGGACCAGCCTGCACCTGCTGCACGAGTCCGAGGCCGCGCGCATCCTCGGCATTCCCGAGGGAGTCACGCAGACCGTGCTCCTGCCCGTGGGCTACATGCGCGACGCGGTGCTCCGGCCCGCGGATCGGCGCGGGCCGGGCGAGGTGACCTACTGGAACGGCTGGGGACTCAAGCGCTCCCTGTGACCAGGAACTGGGGCAGGATCAACAGGAAGCTGCCGTCGGCCAGCGAGCGCTTCAGGTCGGCCTGGAGTGACTCGAGGGTGGCTGCGGAGAGCCGCCCCGACTCGCGCGCGTAGGACAACATGTTGAACACGATGGCCGCGGTGAAGCCCTTGGTGTCGGCGGTTGCGACGATCTTGAGCTTCACGTCGGAGAAGCCCGCGGCGCGCATCGCCCCGTAGAGCTTGCGCCCGATGTGCGGCGTGCGGTAGGCGGGCGCGGCCGCCGCGAACAGCTCGGCCATGCGCTCGGCGCCCAGCGGCTCGACGGCGAGCAGGCCCCAGTCACTGTCGATCACGTGCGCGAGCCCACCCGGCCGCAGCACGCGCCGGAACTCGGACAGCGTGGCGGCCACGTCGGGCACGTACTCCATCACGTTCTTGCACACGAGCCGGTCGGCGAATCGTGACTCGAGCGGGAGCTTCTCGCCCTCGGTGCGGTGGAAGGAGAGAAGTGACTCGACGCCCTCGCGCCGCGCGCGCGCCGCCGCGCGCTCCAGGAACGCCGCGTTCAGGTCCACGCCGTGCACGCGCCCGCCCGGCGCGACGCGCCGCGCGAGCTCGACCGCGAGCCCGCCCGGCCCGCAGCCGTAGTCGACCACCACCTGGCCGGCCGCGAGCTGCGCCGGCTCGAGCAGCGGCGCGTTCTGCGGCCGCCACTCGAACATCTGCTCGTAGGCCTCGAGGCGTTGGGGCTCGATCTCGAGCCAGTGGTCGCGGTAATAGGTCGCGTCGTTCATGGCTGCGATTCTACGCCGATTGACATGCAACCGATGAGTTGCATAACATCGCAGGCGTGGACGACGTGTTTCGCGCGCTGGCCGACGAGACCCGGCGGCGGCTGCTCGATCGGCTGCATGCCGAGCCGGGCGCGACGCTGTCCGAGCTCGCCGAGCCGCTCGACATGACGCGCCAGGCGGTCTCGAAACACCTGGCGCTGCTCGAAGCTGCCGGGCTCGTCGTGAGTCGCTGGGCCGGCCGCGAGAAACACCACTACCTGAACCCCGTGCCGCTGGTCGAGATCCACGAGCGTTGGATCTCGAAATTCGCGGCCCAGCGCGCGCGCCGGCTGCTCGAGCTGCGGCGCGCGCTCGAAGAGAAGGAGGAGCCCCGATGAGCCTGCCCGCCCTGGTGCTGGAGGTCGAGATCAAGAGCACGCCGGAGAAGATCTGGGAGGCGATCACCAGCCCCGACTGGACGCGCCGCTACTTCTTCGACTCGGCCGTGCGCTCCGAGTTCCGCCGCGGCGCGAAGATCGAGTGGAACGGTACGAGCGGAAACACCATGGCCGACGGCGAGATCGTCGAGATCGATCCGCCGTGGAAGCTGGTCACGACCTGGCGCTCGCTGTGGCAGCCGGAGCTCGCGCCCGAGCCGGCCAGCCGAGTCACCTGGGAGATCGAGGAGCGCGCGAACGGCTGCCTCCTGCGCGTGACCCACGATCGGCTCGACGCCTCGCCGAAGACGCGCGCGGCCGTGACTCCGGGCTGGCGGCGGATCCTCGACGGCTTGAGGGACTGCGTGCAGGCCGGCTAGCGGCTACAACCTCGGGGTGCTTCGAGCCGCCAGCGTCCTCTCTGCCGTTCTGTTCGCGGCCGTCGCGGCAGTCGGGCTGTGGGGATTCTGGTGGGAGCCGGCGGGTCTCGCGCTGCGTGAGTACGAGCTCACCTTGCCGCGCTGGCCCGCGGCCTGCGACGGCCTGCGCGTCGCGGTGATCTCCGACCTGCACGTCGGCTCGCCCTTCCACGGGCTCGAGAGCCTGACGCGCGTGGGCGAGCTGACTCGGGCCGCGCGACCCGACCTCGTGCTCTTCGCCGGCGACT
Coding sequences:
- a CDS encoding metalloregulator ArsR/SmtB family transcription factor; translation: MDDVFRALADETRRRLLDRLHAEPGATLSELAEPLDMTRQAVSKHLALLEAAGLVVSRWAGREKHHYLNPVPLVEIHERWISKFAAQRARRLLELRRALEEKEEPR
- a CDS encoding methyltransferase domain-containing protein: MNDATYYRDHWLEIEPQRLEAYEQMFEWRPQNAPLLEPAQLAAGQVVVDYGCGPGGLAVELARRVAPGGRVHGVDLNAAFLERAAARARREGVESLLSFHRTEGEKLPLESRFADRLVCKNVMEYVPDVAATLSEFRRVLRPGGLAHVIDSDWGLLAVEPLGAERMAELFAAAAPAYRTPHIGRKLYGAMRAAGFSDVKLKIVATADTKGFTAAIVFNMLSYARESGRLSAATLESLQADLKRSLADGSFLLILPQFLVTGSA
- a CDS encoding SRPBCC domain-containing protein, producing the protein MSLPALVLEVEIKSTPEKIWEAITSPDWTRRYFFDSAVRSEFRRGAKIEWNGTSGNTMADGEIVEIDPPWKLVTTWRSLWQPELAPEPASRVTWEIEERANGCLLRVTHDRLDASPKTRAAVTPGWRRILDGLRDCVQAG